TTTGAGGGGGCCGAGCTCACCTTACTCTCAGCTCTTTGAGGCGTCCACCTCGGTTCCAGGTGTATCCGACTCGATAATTAGATATAACATTGTGTGGAGTTCTACATGAAACAGCTATGTTCCTCTTTCGGGTCACTCTACCTCTCGAAGTCATTGTCAGTTTAGCCACAACAGTTGCCGAGCTAACCACATTAGAACAAGTGCCACACACTGTCAATCTGAAGATGCCAAACTTATTCGGCTAACTAACCCTTCCATTAAtctaatataatgtaaatagcGTTCCATTACGTTTTTTATCCTTTAAACGGATGTATTTACATACTACTTTAAACAGCGACAACAATCATAGTTATTTAGCAATAGCTAACACCGTTTAGATTAGCAGGTTCCAACTGTCGCGCGTTTATTTACAGTTGTTGTACCACGCTCACGCCAACAGAGCGTTGAGAGGAAGTTCTTCTTCTATGGTGACCAAGAAGCCAATAGAATGATAGAACTTTACCAGAGACATTTCAGAAGGGAGAGATTTTACCGAATATAACACTCCCGCCCAGTAGACTTTCCACCAATCGCGTGTAAGTTGTCAATGTGTCATATGGTTTGTAAACCCATCATCACGAAATCCATTCTCCAGGAATTGCACATTTTCTTCGGAAGTGTGTAATGTCATCATTCTTATAAGTAACATTTCAGGTATATGAAAATGCATGTAATGTTATGACCCTATACATAACTCCCCATTAGCCTCAAAACATAATGCCACATCTGTCACGTTTTATGGTTGTATGGAAGTTTTTCTGCTCAAATTTGTTTAGTTTGGCATCTGGCATTACTGCCAAACAACTTgatccacctttgactcatctatCCACAGCCCATTTTTCCAGTCATTCTGGGCTTTACCCAGGAGTTGTGTGGCAAATGTCAGTCATGTCTTGACATTCTTTTGGAGAGCAGATGCTTCTTTCTTTATGACCTCCTATGTAGGCCTAAGCCAAGTTTATGCCgtctctgacagttgactcaagtgctttgacattgattgtagCAAAAGGGGCCTATAAATCTCTTGATGTTACtctggggttcttagagacttctatgaACATATTTCAGTCAACTCTTGGTTGTCCCACTCTAGATTTGGTGGGAATAGCTGTGCTATTTGGTTTGCCAGTGGTCTAGACTTCTCTACATTTCTAGATGTTCTGTCTGAAACTTTGGATTTTGTGGGAATTACTTtataacccctcccagactcataGACATCAACAGTCTTTCTCTTGAGGGCTTCtgataggtcttttgatcttggcatcatgtgttaccacacacctaTGTGGTTAAGATCAAACCAGACCAAGTGTCTTCCAATTTCCTGTTTTAatgcacctgattcaaattttaGCTATTTCTTTGAATGGTAAATGTAGGGGTGTACTAACATTCTCTGCCtaagaaattgcatttctgcaTAACTGGTTTCCAAgtcattttttgtgtgtggtcttttttttaattctgtcaCCTTCATCAATCAATGTGATTGGAATTTGGCTTGAATATCCATGTATCCAAAtatgaaaaacaaagacaacttTGCAGGGGTTTAACTTTTTCACCATTACTGCAAGGATAGCAGTCCCAATATTAGGCCATCTAGGGTAACTgctaaaaaattacatttgttcacatttattgattTTCAATGAAAGGTTTGACGTTCCTAACCACATGTATAGCTAGCTGGGCTTATTGTGATAACTGACTTAAGGAACTGAATTTGATTGTCCCTTCTTATCTCTCAGTTACTATGTACAGTAAGCGACAATAAGACATTAAGTCGAACTTTTGATTGTCCTACATATTAAATGACCAATCAACTATGTTGCAGTATGAAAGTATGATAATGACCAGGTTTCTTTAATACTTTCAGAGGGACTGATTTACAGATAATTCATTTTATTGTACAACATGCAAAGTTTATCAGTACATCAGTCAGTAAACAGCTGTCCGGACTGCCTGATCCAGTCTGATCCCCTCGAACACGGCCAATAATGAGCTGACCATACATTCTACCTGATAAATTATTACACATTGACGCCATATACACTGCCGTTTATACTCAAactaaaaacatatacattgttttttaaatcaaacGAGACATTCTAAAACACAGTAGTTAGTGacaatttattatatttacaaCTGGTTGAGCAAGGCACCAGTGATGGGCACTATATAATCATACGAAGGACCCTGGTTTAGAAGCGGTGATGAAAGGAAAATCGCTGCTACGCCTGAGACGAAACATAGACCGAAGAGAATTCTATTTCGACATTCAAACACAAGCCTACGGAGACGCAAATATTGTTTTGGATTTCTGTCCTGAGAACTATCACGGGCGTAAGCTCTTTGCCGAAATAACTACTCCTACCTAGCTGTTAGAAAAACTCGCACTCGGAAGGCTTTATCCccggctaacgttagctagttgGCTAACTAGCCATAGCTAACGTAGCTAGCATCTCAGTCGGCTTCATACGTTTTCTAAACAGCGTTGTAAGTGAACCgttacatttcaacatttgtattttacttGAGCTACAGTTAGTGCTATGTTGGCTTGTGATTTGCTTGGTTGGCGTCACGTAGtaatgaaatgttattgtacTCGGCGTTTACGTTTCCATTAGTGGCAACCACAAGTCTGCACTCTGTAGCAAACGTTACAGCCAACTGTTACAATAACTGGGTATGTTTATTAGATCACCACACAAGTCTGTGTCATCAAGGCTAACTACAATTTTGGCATCAAGGTGATTGGTATCACGATAAATACACAAACGTTAGCTAGATAAGTACGCTACAATGGTTAAGTAGAGGACTAGCTAACGTTAAGTAGTTACTGCTACTAAGTTAACCAAACACAGCGGCAGATATATCGACAACTTTCGTGTAACTCGGAAGTATATTCCCAAATAGCTAGTTGAAGTTTCCCAATCTAGCTACCTACGAACTCCGTAGCAGATTTTTTCCTATGGTTTTGACACCGGGTACTGTGTGCACACGTACCAATTCgctagctagttagcgacgCAATTGTTTAGTTGAGTTTGCCTAGCTTAATagccagctaacgttagctaacttaCATTTGATTGGCAACTGAACTTTCAATAGGCAACTGTAACTAAATAATGATGGCCAATAGCCTAGCTTGTAAGCCAATTTACAAATCTACCCAATTGCCAACCATTAACCAGATGGCTTGTTAAATCGTGACTTGGCGGTTCTGCTCAGTAAAAGGTATTGAGGACTTTTTGCCAGTTCAACTTCGGAAAGTTGCTTGGGTTTTGGACCTCGCGTCAATGTGCTAAGAACGGGATACGTTTCTCGAATGTAACGCTGCTTCGTTGTCTGTTAGAAATACTATATTTTAACTTGttgctttgtttttctcttctcaAATGTTGTCGACAACTTTAATGGCTCTTCAGACATTCGGTGGTATCTTCCTTGATAATACACTTAGGGTTATGACAGGTTGGTGTTTGGTATGTAACCCTTCGTGTGttgatcttttttattttttaacaggtACACTACAAGATTCTTAGGACAGAAGCTATATATTGGTTTGCCTCCCCCGATAGTCATGGATAAAGGTGCTTGTGTCGAGGAGCTAGAGAATGGGGACAATGTGGAGGTGGTGAAAGTGTTAGAAGAGTTGGAAGTGCAGAAGGAGGTGGTGGGGGTCATAAAGGAATCCACAGGACTCTCCCCTTACAGATACACCAAGGTAATCTCAAAATGAATGGTTAATACCACCTCCTCAGCAGATGTTTACAAAAAAGTGAATTTACTTTTGTGAACTGTAGTTGACTTGTTAAATGTTTGTTCTAATAGGAGGAGCTTTTGGAAATCAAAGATTATCCTGTCTCTAACGAAAGGCCAGACTGTCTTTCTGAGAAATATGACAGGTGAGCCTTTAACATTGAAACTTTGAAATGTAGCTTTTAGTTCTAGCCTATCTCTGCCTTTGGCTTAACTGTGAACCTTTTGATTAGTGATGGTGTGTGGGACCCTGAGAAGTGGCATGCTTCACTGTACCCTACATCAGAGTGCTGTTCTCCTGTGGATGGATATAAGAAGGACTTTGTGGAGGATAGGGTTCCTCTGAAACGTAGAATTGCTGGTAAGTCATATTTCAGTTAgctaaaaatgtcagacttaTTTGAAGGGGAGTGGCTGCTTTTCAAGTTTTTCCTGCGTTTTTTTTTCCACTTCCTGCTTTAGACTCTGGCTCCTGAGTATTTTACGTATGTGAAAGTATAATTTTTGCATCTATTTACAATACTGCGTCTCATTTGGGAACAACTGCTGTTGCTTTTTGTTGACCCGTGACATTGTGGTCTGATGTAGTCTAGGACTTTCAACACAGCTTAAGATGTTGTCAACTTCAGCAAAACATGCACATGCTGGCTGTTTTAGGGAACATAATCAAACACATTAAAGAACAACAGTGTAAATGgccttttatttgtattttttgtaaacatCTGCTGAGGCATTCACAGGGAAGGCCATGCCAAATAAATTAGTCCATTATTATGTATGCTGGAGAAACATGCTTTTATATTTTACTGGCTGGCAAAAATAGAGTTCCTGTTGAACGCCACTTTCCTGCCTGTCATGGATGGtgctgatacatttttttttcatccacCTGGTTTCTAAAGAAGTCTTTGATTAGAGAGTTGCATTGAAAAAGcatggaactggctttgagttGAATACCCATGTGGAATAAACTATGAAGCATTTCTGAATGCTAACTCTGTGTTGCTGTGGCCTTGGTTCTCAGATCCCCGTGAGCGTCTCAAGGAGGACGACCTGGATGTGGTGCTCAGCCCCCAGCGTCGTAGCTTTGGAGGGGGGTGTGTAGGGAATGCTTTGCCTGTGGCCGCCCGCCGCCCCGTCAGCCCCCTGGAGAATAAGGAGAACGAGAGTCTCCGCCTGGGCGGGGCCCGACGAATTGGCAGTGGGCGCATCATGGCGGCGCGAGGCTTCGAGCGAGAGAGGGAAATGAgcagggagatggggagggaacGGGAACCCCGTGTGGAGAAGGAACGGGACTTCAAGGATAAGAGGTTCAGGGTTAGTCTCTGCATGAAGTTGTACATTTCCTATGTGGGCCATTCTGTGTATATATCAACACAATGGCTGTTCTGTGTGCCTCAAGGTGAGGCATTTAGTTTTTCGCTAGTCCGTCTAATTGAATGTCAGTGTCACTGTACgcaaaaaaatatgtactttTAAATACCCGTTTGTATATAGCAGCATGTTAGATCATGTTTATACCATTGACTTGTTCTTTCCTTCCCTGCAGCGAGACTTTGGCGACAAGCGTGTGTTCAGTGAGAGGAGAAGGAATGACGTCTGTGCGGAGGACGAGCCCGAGTGGTTCACAGGAGGCCCGACTAGCCAGTCAGAGACTATAGAACTTATTGGCTTTGATGACAAGATCCTGGAGGAGGACAAACGCAGACCCAAACGCTCCAGGAAGAGGACTGACTCCGTTAAAGAAGGCATGTCATGCTGCGTCATTATTGGCTGTCTCCGACGTGTCTGCCTCGTGGCATTGTTCTAGTATGATGGATGCACTGTGCATTTCATATCGCTGACTGGTCTGTTTTGTGTACTTGTGGCAGCTGAGGTGATAAGTTTCATTGGTTACGCGCTTGGTCACATGCCGTGGATGTTCGGGCGTCAACTGGCATTAATCACTTTTCCTGGAATAGCGGTTCACCTATCAGATGCCGATAAGCTACCCTGCTGGTCTGTTGGCTCCGTTTATTGATAGACGTTTGCACTCCTCTAATACTCCCGCAGTGGACTGTAACGGTGGATTGACCGAGGAGCCGGAGCTGCTGCTGAGGGAGTCCCACTCTACGGCAGACCAGGAGGTCCCTCATCCGGAGGTCCTACCAGAGCAGACATCAGGAGACTTCGACTTCAACGAGTTCTTCAACCTGGAGAAGACCATGCCAGGACTGGCGTCTGTAAGTCTTGGGGAGCACTGCATGTTTGGGCTGCAGTTGGTAGtgaaagtttacacaccccttgCAATGCCTTTTATCCAAACAAAATTCAGATATGCACATCCTACTCTGTATTAGTTAGGCGTTTGCTCTCCTTTAATGATTTACTGAGCCTTCTCAGTTTTGACCATGGACATTATTTGACGTACTGATTTGATGTGaaaagttaaataattaatttgggaCCCACTGATTCGCTTTTGAGACctattctatatatatatatatatatattttatatatcaaCCAAACACCGCCTGATGCTGAtgtatttggtttatttttctATGATTGAATGGCATAGATGGGGAGTTGCCATTGTCTCACAATAGGCCTTTTCTTTTGAATAAATGAGCCTTTTGAGCATTGCTACCTTAAATGTCTATAATAAACTTAAACTGTCGTGCCCTCTTTAGTTGGGCTCAAACTGCTGCAGCCAAAACAGCAATTCTAATATCTTGACTTCGCAAATGTAGAGTAGGTTGTGCAGATTTTTCTGGAACTGATTTGAATCCCTTGACGTTCTAATGCTGTGAGGTTAACTTCTGCAAGGTGTGTGGACTTTAAGTGCGCTGTATAATGTGTTCACTATTGGCTGCATGTCCACAGTAATGTCCCAAACCCAGTTGTATGCACCATGTGGTTGGTCTGTAGAGGGATTCACGTTCTCCCAACCTGAACTCTGGGAGGCTCCATGGTTTTCACTTCTGCATGTTTGGGTAGTCACCCTGATCTGGACACTGCTTTCGAATGTTTTACgctgtgtattgtgtttttcaaaaggATTTTGGGATTTGGGTTGAATGCAAATTTATGCCCATCCTTTTATGTCGCTTGGTAAACTGCCTTATATGTTTTGAGCAAAGGGATTATTAAAATAGGCAATTAGGCTATAGGGTAGGCATCTCAAGCTGAGTCAGTGAAGGGTAAAATATCATCCAAAATGCACCCCAAAAAAAAACCCAAGTGTGGAGATGGACAGATCCCTAAAAGTAAGTGCCATCCTACTCCAGCTCTTTAGCAGTCTCTTGCTGGACCATCAGACTGCCTCTGACTAGCCCGTCTCTATGTTGCAGATGATAGAGGATGTTCTGGGCGAGGGCCCTGCATCTGCCAGCCGCTTCAGCCGGTGGTTCTCCAGTAACCTGAGTCCCTCAGGCAGCCGCTCATCTAGCCTGCGGTCCACGCCCCATGAGGAGCTGGAGAGACTTGCTGGTAAGCTGTGTTCCCGCTTCTGTTGGTACAGTAGCTTGGTCCTAAAGCCTGTCTTGCTAACTCTTGACAGCAACGATAGATGTCCTTGGTACTGGCCAACAGGCTGCTGTGCTCGAAGGCCTTGAACTCAACCACAGGTCTTATTCGTACCCTTATTATTTACAGGAGAGTGAACACACTTTTCTTTTCCCCAAGGCCTCCACTAGCTCCTAGCATGACTGGCGTTGTCCAACTACAACGTGGAGTCATACATCCGAGCCAGCAGTTTCTATTGATTGACCTGTTTCTTTGgatgaacaaatcctaatatgaGCCGTGGTTAGAGGCGCTGTCAGTCATGGTCATGTGGCGCGGTATGGATGATAGCCGAACAGTTTGTGTTCAGGTCGAACAGGACGACCGCAGTGTCTTTCAACAAACTACAAGTGAAATGAAGTGGTTGTAACATGGGGCAATATTCTATAGACCTATACCGTGCGCATGTCCAGGGGTGAGGGTTTATAAAATACATGCAGGGCTCAGTCTGTATTGATTGATTTGAAATGGATCTGTAGGAAATGTTAATTGGCATTGGCAAAGAACACTGGATTTCTGCTGAATAACTCAATTTAATCCGCACTGAGAATCTGAACTACTTGTTTTGTGCTACTAATTTGCAATTTTAGGATTTGGCTGGCATAAAGGGTGGGACATCTGGGAATGGAGAAGGTCATCTgagatttttattttgatgtgtGTTGCCTCTCCCTCAGGGCTGGACCCCCACTGCACTTCCCCCGGCCAGGGAGGTCCTGTTCCCTACTTCACCCCAATCCAGTCAGTAGAGCGCCGGGACAAGGTGGACATCTTAGAACTGTTACACAAAGCCAAGATAGACCTGAAGCCACTCCTGTCAAGCCTCAGCGTCAACAAGCAGCGGCTTCAGCAGAGCAGTGAGTCCTCAAAACAACTGGAATTCCAATATGTGAATGACACCATTAAAATGTCTttcttaaaacaatgttttggtgGTATACCAGGATATTCAGGGAAACGCTGTTTTAAAATGATCAGCAGTTGAAGCAATTTctggctttttaaatgtatttaaccgGGCAATTCATTTGAGAACCAAATATCCTGGCCAAAGGCATGGCCACGACTGGACAACACTCAAAACCAGTGTTTACATATAAACTATTGCTCTAAACACAGGGAATGAACAGAAAATAGTGACTCAACCCGTCAAGAATGATGAATTCAGTCCCGTTTCAGTGCCCCTGTTGAAAGTCAAAAGGTTTCTTGCAATTCCTTGCAGTTGGCTAGCTGTAATGAGTGACTAAAAGGGCAGCGGTGTCCGGACTGCCATCTCTTGGACTGAAAGTTACTATTGGAATAGCAAATGTGAAGGATTGTGGGTCCCTTTACCTAAATGGGACCTATTTGGTGTCAGTGAATGGTGTCATTAATCAAGAGGGTAAAGGGCCGTGATGAATGTTGAAGGCGGTGCTGGTGACGAAGTGGATGTCTGTGTGGTGAATTGTCTAATTTATTGAGATGTAGGCTGGTGTCGTCGTTGAGGTTTGGCAGGACTGTTTTATGCAACTCACTCTTAAGAGTTGTAGTACATGGGTTGTGACTTCAATACTGAAGTTGGTCTGTGGAAAAACGATAAATGTATGCTTTCCTGTAAGTCATTCTGGATAAAGGCATCtgataaattacttaaatgtagttTGTATAGCAATGTGTTTGCATGTCCTACTCTTTTTCAGTTTGAGGTTTTAGGGGTCAGGCATGTTGATGTTGGGTTTAAATGGTGTACTTGAAATTGTTTTCATGTTAAGAAGTAGATGCAAATGTGTTAAAATACACAGGGAATGGACTGGCCCAAGAAACGTGTCTTGGAACACCCCTAGTTACTGCAGAAGGTTTTAACTGCAGGACCTCCGGTGACATTGTACATTAATGTTTTCATACTAGCCAGTCCTGAGATCCCTGGGTTGAGTCTACACAATGTTTGATTTGTGTGAATTTGCCAAATAAATAAAGCGGGCAAACTGCTTGTCTAAAgcagatgtttttttcagtAGTTCAGAGCTGCTGTGATGCAGCCATGTCCAGCTATGATGCCTGCACAGACATTGGTGGTCTAGATGGCAAACCCCACTGCAATGTTTCTCATTCATTTTCAGTTCCAAATTAGTTTGCTTAGACACTGTTAATTAGTAAGTATGTAATTTTGTTAGCATTCTGGTATAGTGCCACAGGCTTTTTGAGTAATTTTGTCTTCTGCTAGTTTTATAAATCCTGGTGTGGAAAGACTATGACTATATAATCTATACCACCAAACCTTTTATCTAGTTAAAGGTGCACTATGCACATTTGTACGCCACCTATTGTCAATGAGTTGCATCTCAGTTCTATAACTCATAACTTTGGGGTCTGACACTCCTTACTAACTGAGCATACGGACTGGTCTGAAAGCAGTGTCACTTCCAACCGTCAATGCTGTAGTAATGAACACAGACTCTTGTTTTAGATGGAGTCGAAGTTGATTGGTCCTTTCCATAACTACAGGACACcaaataaacaaagtaaaccgCTAAACCTATCAATGTCATCCCGGCTATATATTGCATTAGATGCATGTAACCATATTCACCAGCTGGAACTATGCGTGTTTTGACCAGTTCGTACAAGGCTATATCTAGCTAAAAGGCAATGTAATTGCTGCTTCTGTGCAATAGTTGCTCATGTATTGGGTTTGGTCAAACAATGCATGTTCGTTTTTCTTGCAGAGATCACGGGTTGTAACACAATTTCTCCAGCAGCAAATGGAAGAAAGTCTATCTGCTCTGacatagctagctaacattggtTCATCGTCTCGATCACAGACTTTGAAGAAACCCATCTGCGCtcataaaataaacaagaacattgaATGATTTCCTATGTCAAATAGTTGTTTCTACATCATCAATCTAACGTATAGCTTTCCTTCACTACCAGGCCAACTCGCTAAATTAGGTATTTAATGTAACCTTACTTGTACAAAGTAGCCACCTCTGGATCCCTTATTTTGTTAACTGCATATGTAAGCGTTATTGGATATCTTAAATAGAAAATTCTCGAATGGATGCCTGTGCCCTTTGACCTTGCTGCATGGTTGTTCCAGGTGTTGGTGTGTTACTGTGACGTGTTCGTCTTGACATTGCCCGTCTGTCCCCAGCTCACTCGGGGGTCGTCCTGTctctggaggaggtggaggggagccTGAAGGGGCTGAAGGTGGGTTCcgagcagcagcagcagcctcATCGGAAGGCCCACCAGCAGCGGGAGGGCATGGCTGGCGGAGGTGGCACCAGTAGTGGCACTCCTTTCATGGCTGAGCACCTGGAGCAGGCTCTGACCGGGAATATCGGCCCCCCTCGGTCACGGGCCAGGGACCCTGACATGTCAGCCTTCAACAAGCTGGTCAGCAGCATGAAGGCAAGTGGAACACTTCCCACCCACCCCAAAGCCAGCCAAGTGAACAGCAACGTAAGTGTGCCGCTCTCAGATGacgtgtttaaaaaaaaaaaaaaagcactgacTGTCTTGTCGGCATGCTGCCTCTCAGGAGAAGCTGGATGTGTAAGCCCTAACAGCTTTGAGCTGCATGCTGCTTCAGGTAACCTTGACCTAGGTGAATGTGTCCATGTGTGCTGCTGTGAGTTTGGCTTGCCTACGTCAACATGTAGGGGCATACATATTTTCCGACTCAAATAATGCACGAGCGCTAACGCCTCAAGCCAATCTAACCAGCGTAGTCCGTAGTCTGAGACTAATAGTTGTCAGGTCCGAAAGTGATGGGCATAAATTTGTGATGTTTGAATGGTTCTGGATTCACATGGTCCCTGTGAACTGATATGACCGTCAAAGAATTGCATGCATACGATGTTCTTTGTGTTAACCCTTAACATCCTTTATCAAATGTAGCGTACTGGTATGTCCTGTGACACTTGGGTTGTTGTTCCCTGGTGGATGTCAGATGGTCTGTCACATTGGTCTTTGGGCATGGAAGTGTACTTGCATTTGGTACCATTTTATTGCTTCTGGCTTAATGCTCTTCTCCATCCCAATGGGCAAATGATAAGGTCTGATGGTAAATTAACGTTTTGTTTTCACAACCAGCATGTCCCAATGCTGCCTTGTGATTAATTACATCATAAGTAAAACCTTGCATCTCTGTGTGTAATTGGAAAACCTCAAAGTCTAGGATGTGTGTATTTGACATTGTAGCAATGCAATGTCTAACATGACTAAACCACCTCAATTGGCTGACGCTTATCATTTATGCTGCTGAATGCCCATAGGGATTGAAGTGTTTATAACCAAGGCCACAGTCTTATTGCACCTTTTTCCTGTTTCTTCCACTACAGCTCAATCACCCCAAAGACCCTGCTGTAGTGCCCATCCCTGAAGCCACTGTGCCTGCCCTACAGCAGAAGAACATATTCCAGGTGTGTGATTTGGGCTATCCTGAGTGGTTCGTGTCTGTGTGGGAGCTGTTGAGTATTGAGTTAGGATGGTGTTTGACCGTAAGCGTTAGGATGTCATTGTGTTCAGGGTGTTTGTTTGTCCCTGATTCGTGccggtgttgtgtgtgttagtcttgTCTGAGCGGGGTTTATGTAACTGTTACAGGAGCTTCTGGGTACACCGGGCCCTCCCCGCAGTGGCTCCCCTGCCCTCCGCCACAATATGCTAGGCAGCGCTGATGCACCGCCACCCCCTCCCCACGGTCCTCAACATGGCCTGCTGCAGCACAGAGGGCCCTCGCCTCCTCTCTTCACACAGCGGCCTCCTTCGCCGGACTACTTCCATGGACGCATGCCGCCTCCCGAC
This sequence is a window from Esox lucius isolate fEsoLuc1 chromosome 17, fEsoLuc1.pri, whole genome shotgun sequence. Protein-coding genes within it:
- the eif4enif1 gene encoding eukaryotic translation initiation factor 4E transporter isoform X2, giving the protein MYTTRFLGQKLYIGLPPPIVMDKGACVEELENGDNVEVVKVLEELEVQKEVVGVIKESTGLSPYRYTKEELLEIKDYPVSNERPDCLSEKYDSDGVWDPEKWHASLYPTSECCSPVDGYKKDFVEDRVPLKRRIADPRERLKEDDLDVVLSPQRRSFGGGCVGNALPVAARRPVSPLENKENESLRLGGARRIGSGRIMAARGFEREREMSREMGREREPRVEKERDFKDKRFRRDFGDKRVFSERRRNDVCAEDEPEWFTGGPTSQSETIELIGFDDKILEEDKRRPKRSRKRTDSVKEVDCNGGLTEEPELLLRESHSTADQEVPHPEVLPEQTSGDFDFNEFFNLEKTMPGLASMIEDVLGEGPASASRFSRWFSSNLSPSGSRSSSLRSTPHEELERLAGLDPHCTSPGQGGPVPYFTPIQSVERRDKVDILELLHKAKIDLKPLLSSLSVNKQRLQQSTHSGVVLSLEEVEGSLKGLKVGSEQQQQPHRKAHQQREGMAGGGGTSSGTPFMAEHLEQALTGNIGPPRSRARDPDMSAFNKLVSSMKLNHPKDPAVVPIPEATVPALQQKNIFQELLGTPGPPRSGSPALRHNMLGSADAPPPPPHGPQHGLLQHRGPSPPLFTQRPPSPDYFHGRMPPPDGNYSGPQHIMGEQFSEMRRPLSPGHRPILQPRQQMRELSMAVDQADVEALIVQQDLALHAHHAFQTGYTKPPHKAYQNNRQPRMNRSPGPGPHPAGRNSPGNTVTSMLSPSFVPTSVIRKMYETKEKNRDEPGSRPDSKEGVSQSHSQEDSSSPSSFLEGMDDSGSQSRGVKACSTPRSSQARQHAKEHQERPRPGSAGHHTPTVVSPGSASPFPLPIYPVPLLSHGHVPMVRAPPPQLHPSVVQRMLVQGIQPQQLGPALMQAGIFPPHVDLAQLQGLPTALLGQPLYPLGATGHPLLPPRASNHMQLAFMQQHIQQQQRPMHPTVSGHQSQNHGPHRTNQSQRRGGSPPGVGEAGLAKWFGSDVLQQPLPSMPAKVISVDELEFRP
- the eif4enif1 gene encoding eukaryotic translation initiation factor 4E transporter isoform X4, translated to MYTTRFLGQKLYIGLPPPIVMDKGACVEELENGDNVEVVKVLEELEVQKEVVGVIKESTGLSPYRYTKEELLEIKDYPVSNERPDCLSEKYDSDGVWDPEKWHASLYPTSECCSPVDGYKKDFVEDRVPLKRRIADPRERLKEDDLDVVLSPQRRSFGGGCVGNALPVAARRPVSPLENKENESLRLGGARRIGSGRIMAARGFEREREMSREMGREREPRVEKERDFKDKRFRRDFGDKRVFSERRRNDVCAEDEPEWFTGGPTSQSETIELIGFDDKILEEDKRRPKRSRKRTDSVKEVDCNGGLTEEPELLLRESHSTADQEVPHPEVLPEQTSGDFDFNEFFNLEKTMPGLASLNHPKDPAVVPIPEATVPALQQKNIFQELLGTPGPPRSGSPALRHNMLGSADAPPPPPHGPQHGLLQHRGPSPPLFTQRPPSPDYFHGRMPPPDGNYSGPQHIMGEQFSEMRRPLSPGHRPILQPRQQMRELSMAVDQADVEALIVQQDLALHAHHAFQTGYTKPPHKAYQNNRQPRMNRSPGPGPHPAGRNSPGNTVTSMLSPSFVPTSVIRKMYETKEKNRDEPGSRPDSKEGVSQSHSQEDSSSPSSFLEGMDDSGSQSRGVKACSTPRSSQARQHAKEHQERPRPGSAGHHTPTVVSPGSASPFPLPIYPVPLLSHGHVPMVRAPPPQLHPSVVQRMLVQGIQPQQLGPALMQAGIFPPHVDLAQLQGLPTALLGQPLYPLGATGHPLLPPRASNHMQLAFMQQHIQQQQRPMHPTVSGHQSQNHGPHRTNQSQRRGGSPPGVGEAGLAKWFGSDVLQQPLPSMPAKVISVDELEFRP
- the eif4enif1 gene encoding eukaryotic translation initiation factor 4E transporter isoform X1, with protein sequence MYTTRFLGQKLYIGLPPPIVMDKGACVEELENGDNVEVVKVLEELEVQKEVVGVIKESTGLSPYRYTKEELLEIKDYPVSNERPDCLSEKYDSDGVWDPEKWHASLYPTSECCSPVDGYKKDFVEDRVPLKRRIADPRERLKEDDLDVVLSPQRRSFGGGCVGNALPVAARRPVSPLENKENESLRLGGARRIGSGRIMAARGFEREREMSREMGREREPRVEKERDFKDKRFRRDFGDKRVFSERRRNDVCAEDEPEWFTGGPTSQSETIELIGFDDKILEEDKRRPKRSRKRTDSVKEVDCNGGLTEEPELLLRESHSTADQEVPHPEVLPEQTSGDFDFNEFFNLEKTMPGLASMIEDVLGEGPASASRFSRWFSSNLSPSGSRSSSLRSTPHEELERLAGLDPHCTSPGQGGPVPYFTPIQSVERRDKVDILELLHKAKIDLKPLLSSLSVNKQRLQQSTHSGVVLSLEEVEGSLKGLKVGSEQQQQPHRKAHQQREGMAGGGGTSSGTPFMAEHLEQALTGNIGPPRSRARDPDMSAFNKLVSSMKASGTLPTHPKASQVNSNLNHPKDPAVVPIPEATVPALQQKNIFQELLGTPGPPRSGSPALRHNMLGSADAPPPPPHGPQHGLLQHRGPSPPLFTQRPPSPDYFHGRMPPPDGNYSGPQHIMGEQFSEMRRPLSPGHRPILQPRQQMRELSMAVDQADVEALIVQQDLALHAHHAFQTGYTKPPHKAYQNNRQPRMNRSPGPGPHPAGRNSPGNTVTSMLSPSFVPTSVIRKMYETKEKNRDEPGSRPDSKEGVSQSHSQEDSSSPSSFLEGMDDSGSQSRGVKACSTPRSSQARQHAKEHQERPRPGSAGHHTPTVVSPGSASPFPLPIYPVPLLSHGHVPMVRAPPPQLHPSVVQRMLVQGIQPQQLGPALMQAGIFPPHVDLAQLQGLPTALLGQPLYPLGATGHPLLPPRASNHMQLAFMQQHIQQQQRPMHPTVSGHQSQNHGPHRTNQSQRRGGSPPGVGEAGLAKWFGSDVLQQPLPSMPAKVISVDELEFRP